The DNA region TTCTTGGGTACTCAATGCCCAAAGTCGAACTGTCCCTCCTTTATTCTTCATATCTAAATATTGCTACACTAATTATTACTACAGATCCCAGCCTAgtgttatttattgtttattgttgTTGTCCAATCATTCATgcagtgacaataaaaaaatTAGATTCTCATTCATAGTCTTGGCTTAGCCAGGTCAACACAGCATGGCTTAATACCGAAACTAAATAAACCTGTAATTACTGCTGATGTCAGACTTATTCAACAATGTTCAGAGACAGATGGGTCATCAAATCACACAGGGGTTTCACGGAACGGAATATGTTCTAATGAGCAATTATCTTCACAGGAAGTACAGAAGAAATTCACGCAGCCTATGAAAGGTCACCGGTGAACCAACAGAAGATGGTAGAGGGTTTATGTATGAACCACACGTGCCCAGTGAGCACTAACCTCCTCCGGGGCTCCATGGCGGCCGCGGGAACATGGTCGTCCGGCTGCAGGATCTTGTCGATCTGCTGCTGAGCCTTCTGGTAAATGTGCTGCTGGTCCTTGGTGTCGCCAAAGCTGCCCATGATGTCGTCCATGGCGGGGAAGTCGTAGTGGCCCTTCCTCTTGGCGCGCAGGCGGATCTTGTTGCGGTGGTGCTCGATCTCGGATTTGTGCCTCAGCGCTACCTGGACCTTGAAGAGAGGCGAGTCGCTGCAGTGAGACCGACAGGACGGCAAGACGAGCACCGAGGTCCAGCCCGGCCCCAGTACAACTAAAATCGAGATTAACTGCAATCATGTTAGAACCGAAACCACTGCAGACCTTTCCAGTTATGTCAGGACAGCAGTGGTGAAAAATGTGTTAAATACTTAGACATGCTTTTCTGCTGACCCTTAAAAGGAATAATATAATATTCATTATTAATCACTTGTTAACCAAAAAAGGGATTTTGCTTGAAACCGCTGGAAAAAAACTAACTAATGACCAACAGCAATGTATTTTGTTTCtgttaaaaaacacataaatgttCACTACAAATGATGAATAATTAGCACTAATTAGCAATAATATATTTTAGTTTAGCTAACAGCACTATAGCAGGTTGCTGTGTTTTCTAAATATCTCTGACAAATGGTCACATTATATTCTGTTGTGACCTGAAGAGTGTTTAATGACTGCATCAATCAGGCCTAATGAAGAAGGCAGCCAGGATGGGAATTGAGCGCATAGTTCAGGCGGCTGGACCCCGCTGCCTTTTTACGGTTAGGCGAGTGGCAGGCTCCTATTTGCTCTCATAgtaaaggtcatgggttcaaatccctgggagaCCATAAACTGTAGCCCCTCCCACTACTCTAAGTCGCTTTGGGTAAAAACAGGGAAATgagtaaatgttaaatgtacatGTGTGGGCCGGAGCCTCACCTCGCGGTTGACGGTGGCGCTCTCGGGCACCCTGGCCGTCACGGCAGGGCTCTGCTGGGCTGGCACTGGCATGGGCTGCATGGCGATCAGTTGGATCTTGTTGGACACGCGGCGAGTCCCGTCGGCAGAGCGGGACATGCGGTCCACGTGCTCAAAGATGGAGGCTGAGGAGAGCTGCTCGTCCAAGCTGCCTGCTGTCGGCGCTCCTGGGAGAAGAACACAGATCATCCACACCTTCATTGGCGCGGCACCTCGGCCAGACACCAAGCGGCCTGTGCCGAGACGGACGCCCTCCATGGGCAACTCCAGCgaaatattaaacatttagACATGATGTCCCATTAATCTGCAATAGGAACTACTGCTGAGTCCCTTTCACTAGCAGTAACACTTTCACCGTTTGAACCACCACCCcgaaatatgaatataaaagtTTATAAAAACAGAATCAGAAATTACTCATAATTACAGTTCACTTAGTCAGCACTTCCATTTAGCATGtatttaatgctatttatatTTTGGTGTAATTAATCCCTGAAACaatcataaatatttaaaaatctgaTCCTTCTGAAAACAATGCATTCAGGGGTTCCGGACTAACACAACGATCTACACTCAGTTTTAAATTTGACCCCTTTCTGATGGCCAAATGGAAAGAAAAAACATCTCTGTAAGTAAAAGGGATACTGAAAAACTGAAAACATTTCAGAACAACCGAGCATTACCGGAGGACTGGACCTAAAAGGGAAGTTGCACTGATGTATTCAGCACTTAGGTGCAAACTCAGCCCTGCAGAGAGGCGACTTGGACAGGAATTAACGTCTCCGCATGGCAGACAAGCAAGAGCGGTCTGTATGTAATCAGAGAGAGACACCAGTATGTAGGGGTTGTTTTAACAGACTCAGGACAATGGCTCAGACGGACAAAGCAAAAGCCCACTCTACTGATAGAGTGGATGTTCTCCCTTTGGCAACAAGCAGAGTGTTTAGTCTGCTGAACAAATCCGTCCCCACAGCAGACGGAGGGCCTAGGAGCTTCCTGGAAGACCTTCCTCTTCCTGAAAATAAGCTTGAGCTCCTGTAGATTGGTGTGAGTCTATAACAGGGCCCATTCCTCTTTGGTGACTCAGGTCTGCTTCATACCGGCAGAAGGACAACTCTGATATGCTCTGGCTGCTTGGCCCGGAAAAGATCAGAAATGCTCTCTCACGCTTCGGCTGGGGAGACTTGCCATTCTTGGGGGGCTTGCGGGGTTGCTTCCCCTCGGGGGGTGTGGTCGGAGGCTGCAGGGTGTCCTCTGTCGACTCCCTGGGGCTGGATGGCTCGCTCACCATGGAATCCCCGTCCGACGGTGAGATCCTGTCCGGACATAGAGACCTGTGATCCCGAAACTTGCGTTGTGCGGaagatgcgggggggggggggggggggggggggggtttttgtTCTGAAGCATGTCATTGGTGGAAAAACAAGTCCTATTAGCTACATTACGTTTATAAACACAGCTACCACCACAGTGTAGAACACGCAGGACAACAGGCAATTCCCAATTAAAGCACGAGCCCCGTACTGTTCGCCTGTTAATGAAAATCACACGGCGGAAGAGATACAGCTGAAGTATTAGCCGCCCAATCAGCTTTGCTGCTCCCAGCCCCACCCACCTCTACCTTTCTGGGACATCACTCTCATTTTACCAGAAGAAGCTGTACGCAGTTTTGCTTCAGAAGAATCAGTGTTGAACCCTGGACTAGGACTGCACgatattgggggaaaaaaaatcacattgcaatatttattcttTCTGCGATATATATTGTGATATTAGGATTTTAAAAAATCTAATTAGTTCCAGTCGTCTAATTAGTGGACGCCGTCATTAATGGACAGTCAGGCTTACATAGGGCTCCGTTGTCCGGCTCGACCACAAATCCATTGAAGCTGCATGATACTGTACCGTTAAAAGTTCCGTTTCAAATCAGGTCCTTGACAGTATTATATACCGCTTGCCAAGTGACCGGATCATGTTCTTATAACCCTCTTTGCTGACTATGTTAATCGGTACCATGTCTTTTGCAACATGGAAGGTTATCATATCGGTTATTTCTTCTGTCGTTTGGAACTTTTCTCAGACGGCGTAACACTGGCAAACAGTCTGAAATAGTTTTTCGCTTTGGACGGCAATCAGATTTTGTTTTGCACTCATCATACAGGGCTTGTGATGTCAATTTAAACGATCAAACAAATTAGTTGTGCTTCCCCATGTTGTGGCAACAACTGCAAGGCACAGTTGAGAAATGGCCTGTTTTTGGTCGATGTCATGCTTTCTGTAGCCAAAATAACTCCACATGGCTGACGTTGCATTTCGTTTTTGCaacaaaatcttttttttttggtgatttTATCCTGTCCCGCACTCATTTTTACGCTGTAGTGAAATGACGACTAGAGGGAGCAAGTCGATCAAAAACGTTTGTGATTGGTGGCTCGTTCTGTGATCGATATGTTTGTTAGCTGCGCATGCAAAGCTGCGCGTGCAAAGCTGCGCGTGCAAAGCTGCGCGTGCAAAGCTGCGCGTGCAAAGCTGCGTGTGCAAAGCTGCGTGTCGGCTCCGTATCCAAAAACCTGTAAATTGACCTAAATTATATTAGACTTTTGTGGATTGTTTAAGAATAAGAACAGCGTGACATTTGTCAGTTTAGCACAGAACACCAAAAGCACTGTGCACGCCGCTTAATTTAATTTGGGTCACGTGACACTGCAGGTCCTGCAATGAGACTATTGCATGTGTGTACAGTGCGATGCTGATGCCGAAACGATATATCGTGCAGCCCTACCCCGGAGTAACGAACTCCCTATGGGGGACACCGTAATTAAAGATATGTTGCAACATCCGTACTACAACTAGGTGTGTCCGAAACCAGATACTCGTTTTCTTTGCAGTAGGAAATATATAGTAAATGGAGTGAGTCCGAATGTCCAATTGCTCAGCATGGAAGAGGCAGTAGGTGGGCGGTGCCCGGACTGCATTCTGCTAAATTCTGCAGTGTACAGCTGATGGATGCTACATTATCTACGTTAAGACCACGTTAAGTCGGCAAAGAATGTCACTTGCTTGTCAATTTTTTTTCGAGATGAGTGCTTGTCTCTGTACTGATTTGAGTAGAAAACAATACCCAGTTACATAAGTCGTCTCAAATGTGTACATGCGTTTGCTAATTGTTTTTACCAGTTTTTCACTTTGGTGGGGGTCAAGCTGTGTTACTGGTAAACATCCAGCAACATGGTGACCGCAGCATGTCGGAGTGCTTGCATACTATTCTCATGTATACACAAAGTATGCACCGCTTTGCCGGCCTAGCAATAGACTTCAGTATGTACTGTGTAAGTATCCCGTTTTGGATGCGCCCTGTGGCAACATGAACGACCAGCAAAACCGATGAGttgagcagtacatccacacAGCAGATTTGTGTTTATTTAATGATCAGGGTTGGCCCTGCTTCAGCAGGGATGACAAAGAACGGCCTTACATGTCGTCTTTCGGGCAGACAGAGCTATAAAAACAGCTGTCAGTGACGAGGGTTATGACCCCATTGACAGGTCGCTTCCAAACTAAAAGAGCAAAGAAACAAACTTTTGCGTGAGGCCTGCGAGGCTAATTGCTACGGAGACGTGACTTTGCTTAGACCGGGGCTACGGGCTCACGCACCTGCCCCTGCGGCGGGTACCGCGGGACGCCTTTGTGGAGGACGCCTTCGACTTGGGGGTGGGCACCTCCCCGTTCTCGGAGGGCGTCATCTCCTTGACGGGCGCGGGCGGTGGGGCGGGCTCCTGGATCACCACAATGTCATCCTTGCTGTGCTGGCCCAGGTGCAGCTTGGCAAAGTCGAATCCTTTGACGCTGGGAGcctgaagctggaggaaagGGTTTGGGGGAATAGAACTTGTTATCACAGCAGAGCTTCCGTCAGGCTGAGCAGCGAGAGGTGGGGGCTGGAGGGTGGGGGCTGGATGGATGAGACAGGATCTCTACAGGAAGGGAGCCTGGGCTGCATCACCGTTCCCTACAGACTGGGAAATATCTAGACAGACCCTCCACTGCGCTGGAACAGCAGGCTGCAGCAGAGAGAACATAACTCATCACTGGACCCCAGGAGCCCACGTGATGCAGGGGGACATGAAACAATAAGTTCTTCAGTGTGAACCTTCATATGTCCTTACGACGCTTCGTAAGGTTTTATCGTCCTTGACTGACCATTctgtagttaaaaaaaaataaacgtcTCTTTGTAGGATAAGGAGCAGTACATGAAGGGCGATGCAGGGCGTCCCGTCATCGTACTGGCCGGTGCCGAGGGGAACAGAGGACACTTCACTCACTCTGCTGATATTTATCATCATAATGGTGGAGGTAAAAAGGAAACAAAACCTCCAGTCTCGTGGAGCCCTGACCAGGACGCGTGTGAATATAAAGAGGAACGAGATTGTGAAAGGCCTCTCTGTTGGAGCCCGTCAATCCAGCAGGCCTTCAGGGCGGCGATGTGCCGCGCTCCTTCAGCTGAATGTAAATGAGTCACGGAGACATGGAGGCGCCCTAAACTCCCAGAACGGGAGGAGGTTTTCTCACACTTAATACCTTCTGCTCATTTTTACTTCCCCTGACAGCCAGCGGAGGTAATCACATTCCCGTGGACGAATTTAAGGGTGAATTGACACTCCTCAGGAGCACTGCGGAGGTCGCTATTGGCCGAGGAACGGCCGAACACCTAAGGGATTGGTTGTCTACTAGCTACTGTGTCCATGCTGTACCTCCATGCCTCTCTCTCCTTCAGCTCTCTCTACATCCATCCACTTTTCTTCATCATCCGTCCACTTCTTCAGCTTGCTGCCTCccccatttttgctccttccgtcTCTCTTCATGTCCTTCTGttttcctctcctctctctcacactctgCCTCTTCTCCATTGTCTTCGCTCCTTCACCGGCCTCCGTCCGcacctcctcttcctcgccGCCCTTGCCGTTCCCTGGGTGCCTTGATTCTCTCTGTGGTGGGTGGGACTTAATGAACATGGAGAGAGGAGCTGGAATGATGGACCCCAACCGGATCGGAGGGCTGAGTAAGTTCACTGCCAACTAGTAACCTTGAGAAATCCCTCATCAACAAGGAGGACCGGGGACCAATCAAGTCATTACTACTTATTAAACATGGATTTGTTTAGTCTCTTGGCAACTCTTATCAGCTCCGGTGATGCAAATTTGCAGCAGTCTGAGGATTTTACCACAAGACCAAGGGAGGCCTAACCAGACACATCGCCACTACACTTTACCTCCTTCTCCCATTCCTCTTCCTCCGCCTCCCAATCTTCCTGCTCTTCCTCGCAATTGCTTTCAACACTCTTTTTGCATGAGACCGGCAACATTGATTCCCCCATTGTTTGCGGCTGATGGAGACAAACGTGAGATGAGGTAGCTGGCGGATCACTAGGTCCTAGACTCCATAACCCTCGCAGAGATGCTGTACAGAACAGGGGCTGAGGAAGGGCCTTGATCTAGCATTTCCCAAAAGCCCGAACAACAGGCTAGGCAGCAGTTCATGGCAGGCAAAAACCCGAAATACGGTCTGTGTGATCCCTCCTCTCCCACCGTGAGTCTTAAGACCATTCTCTATAAGCCAAAAGCCAGAGTCCAGGGAATGCAGTACCGAGAGCTCTACTGAGCATGCTCACAGTTGTGAAGCACATTAGCTCCTGCAAACCAATCACGACGATGCTCACAACCCCTGTGATCAGCTTCGCCTGGAggcctggaccaatggctgatcGCTCCACCCACCCGATGCCTTAGCAACAGGAGGAGCTGTGCCACAAAGGTAGGAGCGCTTCTCACACTTCTGGGGTGTGGAGGGCGTGTGCTGATCAGTTATTGAAAAAAGTGAAAAAGATGGGAATAATGCAACCCAAACATGGACTGTGTGGGAACCAAGGTAGTGTGAAAATAAGAAGGCAAAAGGCACCAAGGGGACTGACAGACTCATAAGGTTtatcgctgccccccccccccacattaatAGAGGAAGGAGTGTCTAATGTGTCATTACTCACACTTCCTGAAAAGCTGGAACAAGAGGCAAAGGTATAAAAACAAAGGGTAGCTGGGGATCACTGAAAGTTAAAAGATAATACTGTATTTACACTGACAACCAAAAGGTAGCAATGGAGTCAGTGGTCACTGGCGGGCAGCCGGTGACAGACGGAGGGAGACTCACTCACCTTCTGCCGCTGCTGGATGCTCATGGCGTCTGGCTGAAACTCCAGCTTGTCCGAACGGCACAGCTTCCAGTAGAGGATGGCGATGATCAGCACCACCAGCAGCACAGGCACCACCACACCCACGATGATCCACATGTTGCTGTTCTGGGTCTCCGAGGGAGGGGCAGCCACCTTCTCCACAGCTGGGCCCAGAAATTCAAGGAAATACAGGGTCATCTTTTCGCCTCCCATGATGCACTGCCACTTAACTTCAACACAAGCCTCTGTTTTTGAAAACTTGCCTCAATCTCTAATCTCAAGACCCATCTATTCCATGAATTCCTCTACTAGCCTGAAGGCTCTTTATGTTCCATGAATATTCTTTTGTTGCACTTCTGATCATTGATCAGTATTATTCGGTTCTTGCTTGGCTAGATGCTGTTGTGTCACTCCTGGTCCAGTCCTGTTTGCCCTGTACCTGGACCGTCACTGGGAGCTCGGCCTGACTGCACTCACGCCTGGGTCGTCACTGGGAGCTCGGCCTGACTGCACTCACGCCTGGGTCGTCACTGGGAGCTCGGCCTGACGTCACTCacgcctgggccgtcactgggagctcggcctggcctcactcacgcctgggccgtcactgggagcTCGACCTGACTGCACTCACGCCTGGGTCGTCACTGGGAGCTCGGCCTGACTGCACTCACGCCTGGGTCGTCACTGGGAGCTCGGCCTGACGTCACTCACGCCTGGGCCGTCAGTGGGAGCTCGGCCTGGCCTCACTCacgcctgggccgtcactgggagctcagcctgactgcactcacacctcggccgtcactgggagctcggcctgactgcactcacgcctgggccgtcactgggagcTCGGCCCGGCCACACTCacgcctgggccgtcactggaaGCTCGGCCTGACTGCACTCACGCCTGGGCCATCACTGGGAGCTCGGCCTGACTGCACTCACGCCTAGGCCGTCACTGGGAGCTCGGCCCGGCCACACTCacgcctgggccgtcactggaaGCTCGGCCTGACTGCACTCACGCCTGGGCCATCACTGGGAGCTCGGCCTGGCCGCGCTCacgcctgggccgtcactggaaGCTCGGCCTGACCGCACTCACGCCTGGGTCGTCACTGGGAGCTCGGCCTGACGTCACTCacgcctgggccgtcactgggagctcggcctgactgcactcacgcctgggccgtcactgggagctcggcctgactgcactcacgcctgggccgtcactgggagctcggcctgactgcactcacgcctgggccgtcactgggagctcggcctgactgcactcacgcctgggccgtcactgggagctcggcctgactgcactcacgcctgggccgtcactggaaGCTCGGCCTGACTGCACTCACGCCTGGGTCGTCACTGGGAGCTCGGCCTGACGTCACTCACGCCTAGGCCGTCACTGGGAGCTCGGCCTGGCCGCGCTCacgcctgggccgtcactgggagcTCGGCCTGGCCGCGCTCacgcctgggccgtcactgggagctcggccagactgcactcacgcctgggccgtcactgggagctcggcctgactgcactcacgcctgggccgtcactgggagcTCGGCCTGGCCGCGCTCACGCCTGGGCCGTCACCGGGAGCTCAGCCTGACTGCACTCACGCCTGGGCCGTCACCGGGAGCTCGGCCTGACTGCACTAACGCCTGGGCCGTCACCGGGAGCTCAGTCTGACTGCACTCACGCCTGGGCCGTCACCGGGAGCTCAGCCTGACTGCACTCacgcctgggccgtcactgggagctcggcctggcctcactcacgcctgggccgtcactgggagctcggcctgactgcactcacgcctgggccgtcactggaagctcggcctgactgcactcacgcctgggccgtcactggaagctcggcctgactgcactcacgcctggatcgtcactgggagctcggcctggcctcactcacgcctgggccgtcactgggagctcggcctgactgcactcacgcctgggccgtcactgggagctcggcctggcctcactcacgcctgggccatcactgggagctcggcctgactgcactcacgcctgggccgtcactgggagctcggcctgactgcactcacgcctgggccgtcactggaagctcggcctgactgcactcacgcctgggtcgtcactgggagctcggcctgacgtcactcacgcctgggccgtcactgggagcTCGGCCTGGCCGCGCTCacgcctgggccgtcactgggagctcggcctgactgcactcacgcctgggccgtcactgggagctcggccagactgcactcacgcctgggccgtcactgggagctcagcctgactgcactcacgcctgggccgtcactgggagcTCGGCCTGACTGCACTCACGCCTGGGCCGTCACCGGGAGCTCAGTCTGACTGCACTCacgcctgggccgtcactgggagcTCAGCCTGACTGCACTCACGCCTGGGCCGTCACCGGGAGCTCAGTCTGACTGCACTCacgcctgggccgtcactgggagcTCGGCCTGACTGCACTCACGCCTGGGCCGTCACCGGGAGCTCAGTCTGACTGCACTCacgcctgggccgtcactgggagcTCAGCCTGACTGCACTCACGCCTGGGCCGTCACCGGGAGCTCAGTCTGACTGCACTCacgcctgggccgtcactgggagctcggcct from Brienomyrus brachyistius isolate T26 chromosome 1, BBRACH_0.4, whole genome shotgun sequence includes:
- the LOC125741882 gene encoding major centromere autoantigen B-like, which encodes MGESMLPVSCKKSVESNCEEEQEDWEAEEEEWEKESHPPQRESRHPGNGKGGEEEEVRTEAGEGAKTMEKRQSVRERRGKQKDMKRDGRSKNGGGSKLKKWTDDEEKWMDVERAEGERGMEVQHGHSS